Proteins from a single region of Scleropages formosus chromosome 22, fSclFor1.1, whole genome shotgun sequence:
- the kdm5ba gene encoding lysine (K)-specific demethylase 5Ba isoform X2, whose protein sequence is MTQPRPDEFIPPPECPVFEPSWEEFADPFAFINKIRPIAEKTGICKVRPPPDWQPPFACDVDRLHFTPRIQRLNELEAQTRVKLNFLDQIAKFWELQGCTLKIPHVERKILDLYLLNKLVAEEGGFDAICRERRWTKIAMKMGFAPGRAVGSHLRAHYERILYPYNLFQAGANLLCVQKHMLTNDVKDREYKPHDLAQRQSVQLAEVSTPARRAKRMGAEGGCIKTEAGGASENRPNLRRRMGSFVVKPESEKGLPVQVKQEHEPNLLTNEVDKAKAQNKKNSPAVDQYVCLVCGSGTDEDRLLLCDGCDDSYHTFCLIPPLHDVPKGDWRCPKCLALECNKPQEAFGFEQACRDYNLRAFGDMADSFKSDYFNLPVHMVPTELVEKEFWRLVSTIEEDVTVEYGADIASKEFGSGFPVRNGKFKVAPEDEVYLDSGWNLNNMPVMDPSVLTHVTADICGMKLPWLYVGMCFSSFCWHIEDHWSYSINYLHWGEPKTWYGAPGYAAEQLEEVMKKLAPELFEAQPDLLHQLVTIMNPNILMAHGVPIYRTNQCAGEFVITFPRAYHSGFNQGFNFAEAVNFCTVDWMPLGRQCVDHYRMLHRYCVFSHDELICKMASKAETLDVVLASAVQKDMAVMIREERELRERVQKMGVVHCQQTEYDLLPDDECQCARCRTTCYLSALTCPCNPEVLVCLHHAQDLCSCPVEGYTLHYRFTLDELYPMMKAIALRAESYNFWASHVTDILEAKLDKKKSLVEFHALIEESETRAFPENDLLRHLRMVTQDAEKCSCVAQQLLNGKRQTRSRLGGGKSQNQLTVEELKSFVRQLYNLPCSIHQAPLLKELLNHVEDFQQESEKVLAEETPSAVEIQCLLDVSSDFDVALPELPVLRERLEQARWLEAVQAASSWPASLSLDTMRRLIDQGVGLAPLSSVERAMARLQELLTVSEHWEDQVHNLIRARPHHCLEMLEAAVQEVENIPAYLPNCLQLKDAVSRAKEWLQDAENLQLGGRIPVLDALLDLVSQGRSIPVQLDPLPRLESLVSEVQAWKECAAKTFLTKNSPFTLLEVLCPRCEVSTGAQKSKGKRIKDFHCGKKKAAKLESLSDVERALSESKDSASAMATLGEVRLKEMEVLFSIRMANESKLLPAVNCSSLHVCVCQEAPKGSMLICELCRDAFHSNCVPSPSDPRSIQPWLCPHCRRSERPPLDRVLPLLASLQRLRVRLPEGDALRYLIERTVSWQHRMQQVSASWKLPALRDRLGSTPFAKSTHCLKGSPTQEWSNSGQSQMAFHAEQQCIPLQGLSRELEELMVEGLLLQVTLPETQQLYYILLNRLASPQGSDSTTHWFHSPGRGEGHEEGGLSSHKKEVGCGLDKKAKRRLEREGRCRTKKPQKKKPKLSKEKSREGKTAPTPSPSQLSDLSPSDDSEDDMVLCPAECCQQPEGDEVDWVQCDGSCNQWFHQVCVGVSPELAEKEDYICVSCTMKDGFVRK, encoded by the exons GACTGGCAGCCTCCATTTGCATGTGATGTTGACAGATTGCACTTCACCCCCCGGATCCAAAGGCTCAATGAACTCGAG GCTCAAACCAGAGTCAAGCTCAACTTCTTGGATCAGATTGCAAAGTTCTGGGAACTGCAGGGATGTACCCTGAAAATCCCACATGTGGAGCGCAAGATTCTGGACCTGTACCTGTTAAACAAG CTGGTTGCCGAAGAGGGAGGATTTGATGCAATCTGCCGAGAGAGGCGCTGGACCAAGATAGCAATGAAGATGGGCTTTGCCCCGGGCAGGGCAGTAGGCTCACACTTGCGGGCACACTATGAGAGGATCCTCTACCCATACAATCTATTCCAGGCTGGAGCCAACCTTCTG TGTGTCCAGAAGCACATGCTGACCAATGATGTGAAGGACAGGGAGTACAAGCCCCATGACCTGGCTCAGCGACAGTCAGTCCAGCTAGCTGAGGTGTCCACCCCTGCACGAAGGGCCAAACGAATGGGGGCAGAG GGGGGCTGCATTAAGACAGAGGCAGGAGGGGCCTCAGAGAACCGCCCCAATCTGAGAAGAAGAATGGGTTCCTTTGTGGTCAAGCCAGAGTCAG AGAAAGGGCTTCCTGTCCAGGTGAAGCAGGAACATGAGCCCAATCTGTTGACAAATGAAGTGGACAAAGCCAAGGCCCAGAACAAGAAGAATTCCCCTGCA GTGGATCAGTATGTATGCCTGGTGTGCGGCAGTGGCACTGACGAAGACCGcctgctgctgtgtgatggCTGTGACGACAGCTACCACACCTTTTGCCTGATCCCACCTCTCCATGATGTTCCCAAAGGGGACTGGCGGTGCCCCAAGTGCCTGGCTCTG GAGTGCAACAAGCCCCAGGAAGCATTTGGTTTTGAGCAGGCCTGCAGGGACTATAACCTCCGTGCCTTTGGTGATATGGCTGACTCCTTCAAGTCCGATTACTTCAACCTCCCCGTTCAC ATGGTTCCCACTGAGCTGGTGGAGAAGGAATTCTGGCGACTGGTTAGTACCATTGAAGAGGATGTCACAGTGGAGTATGGTGCTGATATTGCCTCAAAGGAGTTTGGCAGTGGATTCCCAGTCAGAAATGGGAAATTTAAAGTTGCTCCGGAAGATGAG GTTTACCTGGACAGTGGctggaacctgaacaacatgccAGTGATGGACCCATCAGTGCTAACCCATGTGACAGCTGATATCTGTGGGATGAAGCTGCCCTGGCTCTATGTGGGCATGTgcttctcctccttctgctgGCACATTGAAGATCATTGGAGCTATTCCATAAATTACCTGCACTG gGGAGAACCAAAGACATGGTATGGTGCCCCAGGCTATGCAgctgaacagctggaagaggTGATGAAGAAGCTGGCCCCTGAACTCTTTGAGGCCCAGCCTGACCTGCTACACCAACTGGTCACCATCATGAACCCCAACATCCTGATGGCACATGGAGTGCCA ATCTATCGCACCAACCAGTGTGCAGGGGAGTTTGTCATCACCTTCCCAAGAGCCTATCACAGTGGCTTCAACCAGGGCTTCAACTTTGCAGAGGCTGTCAACTTCTGCACTGTGGACTGG ATGCCTCTTGGTCGTCAGTGTGTCGACCACTACAGGATGCTCCACCGATACTGTGTCTTTTCCCACGATGAGCTGATCTGCAAGATGGCCTCCAAGGCTGAAACTCTGGATGTAGTACTGGCATCTGCAGTGCAAAAAGATATGGCCGTCATGATACGAGAAGAGAGGGAACTGCGCGAGAGAGTCCAAAAAATG GGGGTGGTTCATTGCCAGCAGACAGAATATGATCTCCTCCCAGATGATGAATGCCAGTGTGCCAGGTGCCGGACCACCTGCTACCTGTCTGCTCTTACCTGTCCTTGCAACCCAGAGGTCCTTGTGTGTCTACACCATGCCCAAGACCTCTGCTCTTGCCCTGTTGAAGGCTACACCCTGCA CTATAGATTCACATTGGATGAGTTGTACCCAATGATGAAGGCCATAGCTCTGCGTGCAGAGTCCTACAATTTCTGGGCTTCCCATGTCACTGACATACTGGAGGCCAAactggacaaaaagaaaa GTCTTGTGGAATTCCATGCCCTGATTGAGGAGTCTGAGACAAGGGCATTCCCAGAAAATGACCTTCTGCGGCACTTGCGCATGGTGACCCAAGATGCAGAGAAGTGCTCCTGTGTAGCTCAGCAGCTGCTCAATGGCAAGAGACAGACCAG GTCTCGCTTGGGAGGAGGGAAGTCTCAGAACCAGTTGACAGTGGAAGAGCTAAAGTCATTTGTCAGGCAGCTGTACAACCTACCCTGCAGCATCCACCAAGCACCGTTGCTAAAG GAGCTCCTTAATCATGTGGAGGACTTCCAGCAAGAGAGTGAGAAGGTCCTGGCAGAGGAGACACCCAGTGCAGTAGAGATCCAGTGCCTGCTGGATGTCAGTAGTGATTTCGATGTGGCACTGCCAGAGCTACCAGTTCTGCGAGAACGACTGGAGCAGGCCCGTTGGCTGGAGGCGGTGCAAGCAGCCAGCTCCTGGCCTGCCAGTCTCTCCCTGGACACAATGCGGCGACTCATTGACCAGGGTGTGGGTCTTGCCCCTCTCTCCTCTGTGGAGAGGGCAATGGCACGCTTGCAGGAGCTGCTCACTGTGTCTGAACACTGGGAGGACCAAGTCCACAATCTTATTAGGGCGAG GCCTCACCACTGCTTGGAGATGCTGGAGGCTGCAGTGCAGGAGGTGGAGAACATACCTGCCTACTTGCCTAACTGTCTGCAGCTGAAGGATGCTGTCAGCAGGGCCAAGGAGTGGCTCCAGGATGCAGAGAATCTACAG CTTGGTGGGCGAATTCCCGTGCTGGATGCCTTGTTGGACTTGGTGTCACAGGGGCGCTCCATTCCGGTCCAGCTGGATCCTCTACCCCGCCTGGAGTCTCTAGTATCAGAGGTGCAGGCCTGGAAGGAGTGTGCAGCCAAAACCTTCCTGACTAAGAATTctccatttacactgctagag GTGCTGTGCCCAAGGTGTGAAGTAAGCACAGGGGCGCAGAAGTCAAAGGGCAAGAGGATAAAAGATTTCCATTGTGGcaagaaaaaagcagcaaagctAGAGAGCCTGAGTGATGTGGAGAGAGCCCTTTCTGAGAGCAAGGACTCTGCCTCAGCT ATGGCCACGCTGGGTGAGGTGCGGCTAAAGGAGATGgaagtgcttttctccatacGAATGGCCAATGAGTCCAAATTGCTGCCTGCAGTGAACTGCTCGAGcttgcatgtgtgcgtgtgtcaaGAGGCACCAAAAGGCTCCATGCTGATTTGTGAGCTGTGCCGGGATGCCTTCCACAGCAACTGTGTGCCCAGCCCCTCTGATCCACGAAGTATCCAGCCCTGGTTGTGCCCACATTGCCGACGATCAGAACGGCCGCCCTTGGACCGTGTGCTGCCTCTGCTGGCATCGCTGCAGCGGCTACGTGTGCGGCTTCCTGAGGGCGACGCGCTCCGCTATTTGATTGAGCGTACGGTGAGCTGGCAACATCGGATGCAACAGGTATCTGCCTCCTGGAAACTGCCAGCGCTGCGAGATCGTCTAGGCTCCACTCCCTTTGCCAAG TCAACACATTGTCTCAAAGGCAGTCCAACCCAggaatggagcaattcaggccaGTCTCAGATGGCTTTTCACGCAGAGCAGCAGTGCATTCCTCTTCAGG GTCTGAGCCGTGAACTAGAGGAACTAATGGTGGAGGGACTGCTGCTGCAGGTGACACTCCCAGAGACCCAGCAGCTATACTACATCTTGCTGAACCGGTTGGCCTCACCGCAGGGGTCTGACAGCACCACACACTGGTTCCATAGTCCCGGACGAGGAGAGGGACATGAAGAG GGTGGACTGTCAAGCCACAAGAAGGAAGTGGGATGTGGTCTGGACAAGAAGGCCAAGAGGCGCCTGGAACGGGAGGGTCGGTGTCGAACCAAGAAGcctcaaaagaaaaaacctaAGCTGAGCAAGGAGAAGAGCCGTGAGGGCAAGACTGCTCccaccccttccccctcccAACTCTCGGACCTGTCCCCCTCAGATGATTCAGAAGATGACATGGTCCTGTGCCCTGCAGAGTGTTGCCAGCAGCCTGAAGGAGATGAG GTGGACTGGGTCCAGTGTGATGGCAGCTGCAACCAATGGTTCCaccaggtgtgtgtgggtgtgtctcctGAGCTGGCAGAGAAGGAAGACTACATTTGCGTCAGCTGTACTATGAAAGATGGCTTCGTGAGAAAATGA
- the kdm5ba gene encoding lysine (K)-specific demethylase 5Ba isoform X4, whose product MQCVQKHMLTNDVKDREYKPHDLAQRQSVQLAEVSTPARRAKRMGAEGGCIKTEAGGASENRPNLRRRMGSFVVKPESEKGLPVQVKQEHEPNLLTNEVDKAKAQNKKNSPAVDQYVCLVCGSGTDEDRLLLCDGCDDSYHTFCLIPPLHDVPKGDWRCPKCLALECNKPQEAFGFEQACRDYNLRAFGDMADSFKSDYFNLPVHMVPTELVEKEFWRLVSTIEEDVTVEYGADIASKEFGSGFPVRNGKFKVAPEDEVYLDSGWNLNNMPVMDPSVLTHVTADICGMKLPWLYVGMCFSSFCWHIEDHWSYSINYLHWGEPKTWYGAPGYAAEQLEEVMKKLAPELFEAQPDLLHQLVTIMNPNILMAHGVPIYRTNQCAGEFVITFPRAYHSGFNQGFNFAEAVNFCTVDWMPLGRQCVDHYRMLHRYCVFSHDELICKMASKAETLDVVLASAVQKDMAVMIREERELRERVQKMGVVHCQQTEYDLLPDDECQCARCRTTCYLSALTCPCNPEVLVCLHHAQDLCSCPVEGYTLHYRFTLDELYPMMKAIALRAESYNFWASHVTDILEAKLDKKKSLVEFHALIEESETRAFPENDLLRHLRMVTQDAEKCSCVAQQLLNGKRQTRSRLGGGKSQNQLTVEELKSFVRQLYNLPCSIHQAPLLKELLNHVEDFQQESEKVLAEETPSAVEIQCLLDVSSDFDVALPELPVLRERLEQARWLEAVQAASSWPASLSLDTMRRLIDQGVGLAPLSSVERAMARLQELLTVSEHWEDQVHNLIRARPHHCLEMLEAAVQEVENIPAYLPNCLQLKDAVSRAKEWLQDAENLQLGGRIPVLDALLDLVSQGRSIPVQLDPLPRLESLVSEVQAWKECAAKTFLTKNSPFTLLEVLCPRCEVSTGAQKSKGKRIKDFHCGKKKAAKLESLSDVERALSESKDSASAMATLGEVRLKEMEVLFSIRMANESKLLPAVNCSSLHVCVCQEAPKGSMLICELCRDAFHSNCVPSPSDPRSIQPWLCPHCRRSERPPLDRVLPLLASLQRLRVRLPEGDALRYLIERTVSWQHRMQQVSASWKLPALRDRLGSTPFAKSTHCLKGSPTQEWSNSGQSQMAFHAEQQCIPLQGLSRELEELMVEGLLLQVTLPETQQLYYILLNRLASPQGSDSTTHWFHSPGRGEGHEEGGLSSHKKEVGCGLDKKAKRRLEREGRCRTKKPQKKKPKLSKEKSREGKTAPTPSPSQLSDLSPSDDSEDDMVLCPAECCQQPEGDEVDWVQCDGSCNQWFHQVCVGVSPELAEKEDYICVSCTMKDGFVRK is encoded by the exons ATGCAG TGTGTCCAGAAGCACATGCTGACCAATGATGTGAAGGACAGGGAGTACAAGCCCCATGACCTGGCTCAGCGACAGTCAGTCCAGCTAGCTGAGGTGTCCACCCCTGCACGAAGGGCCAAACGAATGGGGGCAGAG GGGGGCTGCATTAAGACAGAGGCAGGAGGGGCCTCAGAGAACCGCCCCAATCTGAGAAGAAGAATGGGTTCCTTTGTGGTCAAGCCAGAGTCAG AGAAAGGGCTTCCTGTCCAGGTGAAGCAGGAACATGAGCCCAATCTGTTGACAAATGAAGTGGACAAAGCCAAGGCCCAGAACAAGAAGAATTCCCCTGCA GTGGATCAGTATGTATGCCTGGTGTGCGGCAGTGGCACTGACGAAGACCGcctgctgctgtgtgatggCTGTGACGACAGCTACCACACCTTTTGCCTGATCCCACCTCTCCATGATGTTCCCAAAGGGGACTGGCGGTGCCCCAAGTGCCTGGCTCTG GAGTGCAACAAGCCCCAGGAAGCATTTGGTTTTGAGCAGGCCTGCAGGGACTATAACCTCCGTGCCTTTGGTGATATGGCTGACTCCTTCAAGTCCGATTACTTCAACCTCCCCGTTCAC ATGGTTCCCACTGAGCTGGTGGAGAAGGAATTCTGGCGACTGGTTAGTACCATTGAAGAGGATGTCACAGTGGAGTATGGTGCTGATATTGCCTCAAAGGAGTTTGGCAGTGGATTCCCAGTCAGAAATGGGAAATTTAAAGTTGCTCCGGAAGATGAG GTTTACCTGGACAGTGGctggaacctgaacaacatgccAGTGATGGACCCATCAGTGCTAACCCATGTGACAGCTGATATCTGTGGGATGAAGCTGCCCTGGCTCTATGTGGGCATGTgcttctcctccttctgctgGCACATTGAAGATCATTGGAGCTATTCCATAAATTACCTGCACTG gGGAGAACCAAAGACATGGTATGGTGCCCCAGGCTATGCAgctgaacagctggaagaggTGATGAAGAAGCTGGCCCCTGAACTCTTTGAGGCCCAGCCTGACCTGCTACACCAACTGGTCACCATCATGAACCCCAACATCCTGATGGCACATGGAGTGCCA ATCTATCGCACCAACCAGTGTGCAGGGGAGTTTGTCATCACCTTCCCAAGAGCCTATCACAGTGGCTTCAACCAGGGCTTCAACTTTGCAGAGGCTGTCAACTTCTGCACTGTGGACTGG ATGCCTCTTGGTCGTCAGTGTGTCGACCACTACAGGATGCTCCACCGATACTGTGTCTTTTCCCACGATGAGCTGATCTGCAAGATGGCCTCCAAGGCTGAAACTCTGGATGTAGTACTGGCATCTGCAGTGCAAAAAGATATGGCCGTCATGATACGAGAAGAGAGGGAACTGCGCGAGAGAGTCCAAAAAATG GGGGTGGTTCATTGCCAGCAGACAGAATATGATCTCCTCCCAGATGATGAATGCCAGTGTGCCAGGTGCCGGACCACCTGCTACCTGTCTGCTCTTACCTGTCCTTGCAACCCAGAGGTCCTTGTGTGTCTACACCATGCCCAAGACCTCTGCTCTTGCCCTGTTGAAGGCTACACCCTGCA CTATAGATTCACATTGGATGAGTTGTACCCAATGATGAAGGCCATAGCTCTGCGTGCAGAGTCCTACAATTTCTGGGCTTCCCATGTCACTGACATACTGGAGGCCAAactggacaaaaagaaaa GTCTTGTGGAATTCCATGCCCTGATTGAGGAGTCTGAGACAAGGGCATTCCCAGAAAATGACCTTCTGCGGCACTTGCGCATGGTGACCCAAGATGCAGAGAAGTGCTCCTGTGTAGCTCAGCAGCTGCTCAATGGCAAGAGACAGACCAG GTCTCGCTTGGGAGGAGGGAAGTCTCAGAACCAGTTGACAGTGGAAGAGCTAAAGTCATTTGTCAGGCAGCTGTACAACCTACCCTGCAGCATCCACCAAGCACCGTTGCTAAAG GAGCTCCTTAATCATGTGGAGGACTTCCAGCAAGAGAGTGAGAAGGTCCTGGCAGAGGAGACACCCAGTGCAGTAGAGATCCAGTGCCTGCTGGATGTCAGTAGTGATTTCGATGTGGCACTGCCAGAGCTACCAGTTCTGCGAGAACGACTGGAGCAGGCCCGTTGGCTGGAGGCGGTGCAAGCAGCCAGCTCCTGGCCTGCCAGTCTCTCCCTGGACACAATGCGGCGACTCATTGACCAGGGTGTGGGTCTTGCCCCTCTCTCCTCTGTGGAGAGGGCAATGGCACGCTTGCAGGAGCTGCTCACTGTGTCTGAACACTGGGAGGACCAAGTCCACAATCTTATTAGGGCGAG GCCTCACCACTGCTTGGAGATGCTGGAGGCTGCAGTGCAGGAGGTGGAGAACATACCTGCCTACTTGCCTAACTGTCTGCAGCTGAAGGATGCTGTCAGCAGGGCCAAGGAGTGGCTCCAGGATGCAGAGAATCTACAG CTTGGTGGGCGAATTCCCGTGCTGGATGCCTTGTTGGACTTGGTGTCACAGGGGCGCTCCATTCCGGTCCAGCTGGATCCTCTACCCCGCCTGGAGTCTCTAGTATCAGAGGTGCAGGCCTGGAAGGAGTGTGCAGCCAAAACCTTCCTGACTAAGAATTctccatttacactgctagag GTGCTGTGCCCAAGGTGTGAAGTAAGCACAGGGGCGCAGAAGTCAAAGGGCAAGAGGATAAAAGATTTCCATTGTGGcaagaaaaaagcagcaaagctAGAGAGCCTGAGTGATGTGGAGAGAGCCCTTTCTGAGAGCAAGGACTCTGCCTCAGCT ATGGCCACGCTGGGTGAGGTGCGGCTAAAGGAGATGgaagtgcttttctccatacGAATGGCCAATGAGTCCAAATTGCTGCCTGCAGTGAACTGCTCGAGcttgcatgtgtgcgtgtgtcaaGAGGCACCAAAAGGCTCCATGCTGATTTGTGAGCTGTGCCGGGATGCCTTCCACAGCAACTGTGTGCCCAGCCCCTCTGATCCACGAAGTATCCAGCCCTGGTTGTGCCCACATTGCCGACGATCAGAACGGCCGCCCTTGGACCGTGTGCTGCCTCTGCTGGCATCGCTGCAGCGGCTACGTGTGCGGCTTCCTGAGGGCGACGCGCTCCGCTATTTGATTGAGCGTACGGTGAGCTGGCAACATCGGATGCAACAGGTATCTGCCTCCTGGAAACTGCCAGCGCTGCGAGATCGTCTAGGCTCCACTCCCTTTGCCAAG TCAACACATTGTCTCAAAGGCAGTCCAACCCAggaatggagcaattcaggccaGTCTCAGATGGCTTTTCACGCAGAGCAGCAGTGCATTCCTCTTCAGG GTCTGAGCCGTGAACTAGAGGAACTAATGGTGGAGGGACTGCTGCTGCAGGTGACACTCCCAGAGACCCAGCAGCTATACTACATCTTGCTGAACCGGTTGGCCTCACCGCAGGGGTCTGACAGCACCACACACTGGTTCCATAGTCCCGGACGAGGAGAGGGACATGAAGAG GGTGGACTGTCAAGCCACAAGAAGGAAGTGGGATGTGGTCTGGACAAGAAGGCCAAGAGGCGCCTGGAACGGGAGGGTCGGTGTCGAACCAAGAAGcctcaaaagaaaaaacctaAGCTGAGCAAGGAGAAGAGCCGTGAGGGCAAGACTGCTCccaccccttccccctcccAACTCTCGGACCTGTCCCCCTCAGATGATTCAGAAGATGACATGGTCCTGTGCCCTGCAGAGTGTTGCCAGCAGCCTGAAGGAGATGAG GTGGACTGGGTCCAGTGTGATGGCAGCTGCAACCAATGGTTCCaccaggtgtgtgtgggtgtgtctcctGAGCTGGCAGAGAAGGAAGACTACATTTGCGTCAGCTGTACTATGAAAGATGGCTTCGTGAGAAAATGA